A window of the Lactuca sativa cultivar Salinas chromosome 5, Lsat_Salinas_v11, whole genome shotgun sequence genome harbors these coding sequences:
- the LOC111897062 gene encoding zinc finger protein ZAT12, which yields MTIKRSWEDDREVESLAMANCLMLLSKVGESGASPGRVFHCKTCNKAFKSFQALGGHRASHKRPKSSDVNEPPSPAKPKIHECSVCGLEFAIGQALGGHMRRHRDGANDKSGRPVVAPPVQVTEKRWLWDLNLTPHENDLKLWSSSVKTALAI from the coding sequence ATGACGATCAAGAGAAGCTGGGAAGACGACAGAGAGGTAGAGAGTCTAGCCATGGCTAACTGCTTGATGCTGCTTTCAAAAGTCGGTGAATCGGGCGCTTCACCGGGTCGGGTTTTCCACTGCAAGACGTGTAACAAGGCGTTCAAGTCATTCCAAGCCCTCGGCGGCCACCGTGCCAGCCACAAACGGCCGAAATCATCCGACGTGAATGAACCGCCGTCGCCGGCGAAGCCAAAGATACATGAGTGTTCGGTTTGTGGGTTGGAGTTTGCGATTGGGCAGGCTTTGGGTGGTCATATGAGGAGGCACCGTGACGGTGCTAATGATAAAAGTGGTCGGCCGGTGGTGGCGCCGCCGGTACAGGTGACGGAGAAGAGATGGTTGTGGGATTTGAACTTGACGCCGCATGAGAACGACTTGAAGCTGTGGAGTAGTAGTGTAAAAACGGCTCTTGCTATATAA